One part of the Saprospiraceae bacterium genome encodes these proteins:
- a CDS encoding leucyl/phenylalanyl-tRNA--protein transferase encodes MPVYTIPENQFIFPHPALAQEDGLLGIGGDLQVERILLAYQNGIFPWYSAGEPILWWCITPRLVLYPENINISKSMHSYFNQSKFTLSFDKDFLSVILQCKTSEREGQGGSWIHQEIIDTFLELHAMGIAHSVEVWKDEYLVGGLYGLAIGKIFCGESMFSKTSNASKFALIHLAKFLQKKNFKFIDCQQDTPHLRTMGAELISKKRFFDCLEENKNQPILQEKWSL; translated from the coding sequence TTGCCGGTTTATACAATACCGGAAAATCAATTCATTTTTCCACATCCGGCATTAGCTCAAGAAGATGGCTTATTGGGTATTGGCGGAGACCTGCAAGTTGAACGGATTTTATTAGCATACCAGAATGGAATTTTTCCATGGTATTCTGCTGGCGAACCCATACTTTGGTGGTGTATAACTCCTAGATTGGTATTATATCCTGAAAATATAAACATTTCTAAAAGTATGCACAGCTATTTTAATCAATCAAAGTTTACTCTAAGTTTTGATAAAGATTTTCTTTCTGTAATACTCCAATGTAAAACAAGCGAACGGGAAGGGCAAGGGGGGTCCTGGATACACCAGGAAATTATTGACACATTTCTTGAATTACATGCAATGGGAATTGCTCATTCTGTTGAAGTTTGGAAAGATGAATATCTGGTAGGAGGCCTTTATGGTTTGGCAATTGGGAAAATATTTTGTGGAGAATCTATGTTTTCAAAAACTTCAAATGCTTCAAAATTTGCATTAATTCATCTTGCGAAATTTCTTCAAAAGAAAAATTTTAAATTTATCGATTGTCAGCAAGACACTCCACATCTCCGAACGATGGGCGCAGAATTGATATCGAAAAAACGATTTTTTGACTGTTTGGAAGAAAATAAGAATCAGCCAATTCTACAAGAGAAATGGTCGCTCTAG
- a CDS encoding ATP-dependent Clp protease adaptor ClpS — protein sequence MTQTNPGTWEAIEEDVLVEDSVGNLSELIVYNDDINTFDWVIESLMDICSHSFEQAEQLSLLVHFKGKAIVKTASFSVLRPMKDALCERGLSAVIETIKV from the coding sequence ATGACGCAAACAAATCCAGGTACCTGGGAAGCAATTGAAGAAGACGTGTTGGTAGAAGATTCAGTTGGAAATTTATCAGAATTAATCGTATATAATGATGATATCAATACGTTTGATTGGGTAATAGAAAGTCTTATGGACATTTGTAGCCATTCATTTGAACAAGCAGAACAATTGTCATTGCTTGTTCACTTTAAAGGCAAAGCCATCGTAAAAACGGCTAGCTTTTCCGTTTTACGTCCGATGAAAGATGCCCTTTGTGAAAGGGGATTATCAGCCGTCATTGAAACCATCAAAGTGTAA
- a CDS encoding redoxin domain-containing protein has translation MHTLHIGEKAPGFNLVSSDKTMVNLEDFKGQNILLLFFPFAFTGACTAEMCQMRDDIAIYEKANAQIFGISVDSPFTLNKFKELNQIPFPLLSDFNKITCKAYDCLQEEWNFGLKGVSKRSAFILDKEGLLRYSEILENPGNLPNFEAINQTLNNLI, from the coding sequence ATGCATACATTACATATTGGAGAAAAAGCCCCAGGTTTTAATTTAGTTTCCAGTGACAAAACAATGGTTAATCTGGAAGACTTTAAGGGACAAAACATTTTGCTTTTATTCTTTCCATTCGCATTTACCGGAGCATGTACTGCCGAAATGTGTCAAATGAGAGATGATATAGCTATATATGAGAAAGCAAATGCACAAATTTTTGGCATATCGGTAGACTCACCATTCACTTTAAATAAATTTAAAGAACTGAATCAGATACCATTTCCTCTACTTTCAGATTTTAATAAAATTACATGCAAAGCATATGATTGCTTACAAGAAGAATGGAATTTCGGACTAAAAGGGGTTTCAAAAAGATCTGCATTTATTCTTGACAAAGAAGGATTGCTTCGGTATTCAGAAATTTTGGAAAATCCAGGAAATTTACCTAATTTCGAGGCTATAAATCAAACATTGAATAATCTTATTTAA
- a CDS encoding DMT family transporter, translating into MDSLRKSFILLHIGVFLFGFTGILGKLILLPALILVWWRSLLTWILLLPQMFKNNGFQTMNRKNLFTFLGIGLLVGLHWICFYGSIKLSNSSIAMICLAFIPLFTAFFEAWFHKKKLKRLDIFIGLITLPGMWMILQNIELNYRLGFGIGILAAILSASFATLNKKYISKSDPISITWIELFSVWLFMTILLPVVFIIDPSANFLPSKMDWLYLFILSYLCTVVSYVFVVRSLKNLSAFTAMLAFNLEPVYGIILAVVLIQEHKQLNGMFYLGVIIILASVFLHPFLEKNLKSFTKLESD; encoded by the coding sequence ATGGATAGTTTACGAAAGTCTTTCATTTTATTGCATATTGGGGTGTTTTTATTCGGTTTTACAGGTATTTTAGGCAAATTAATACTTTTACCTGCACTCATTTTGGTTTGGTGGCGGTCATTATTGACCTGGATTCTGCTTTTGCCACAGATGTTTAAGAATAATGGATTTCAAACCATGAATCGCAAAAACTTATTCACATTTCTTGGAATTGGTTTACTTGTTGGTTTGCATTGGATTTGTTTTTATGGTTCCATTAAACTCTCCAACTCTTCAATTGCTATGATTTGTTTAGCTTTTATTCCTTTATTTACTGCATTTTTTGAAGCCTGGTTTCACAAAAAGAAGCTCAAACGACTAGATATCTTTATAGGATTGATTACACTTCCAGGCATGTGGATGATTTTACAAAATATAGAATTAAACTATAGGCTTGGATTTGGCATCGGAATTCTGGCTGCCATTTTATCAGCAAGTTTTGCAACTTTAAATAAAAAATATATAAGTAAAAGTGATCCCATAAGTATTACCTGGATCGAACTATTTTCTGTTTGGTTATTCATGACCATTTTACTCCCAGTTGTATTTATAATAGATCCTTCTGCAAATTTTTTACCATCCAAAATGGATTGGTTGTATTTATTTATATTATCCTATTTATGTACGGTGGTATCCTATGTTTTTGTGGTCCGTTCCTTAAAAAATTTAAGTGCTTTTACAGCCATGCTTGCCTTTAATTTAGAACCTGTATATGGTATCATTTTAGCGGTTGTATTAATCCAAGAACATAAACAATTGAATGGAATGTTTTATTTAGGTGTTATTATTATATTGGCAAGTGTTTTTCTTCATCCTTTCCTTGAAAAAAACTTAAAATCCTTTACGAAATTAGAATCTGATTAA
- a CDS encoding superoxide dismutase produces MPFSLPELPYPPQALEPHIDSRTMEIHHGKHHAAYTNNLNAAIKDKPEDTMSIEDILKNLDMTNMPLRNNGGGFYNHCLFWELMSPHGGGNPNGNLSIALERDFGSFDTFKEKFAQAAVSRFGSGWAWLCVHPGGKLEICSTPNQDNPLMPNTGCGGYPIIGLDVWEHAYYLLYQNRRPDYIAGFYNVLNWEFAEKRYNSFNS; encoded by the coding sequence ATGCCTTTTTCACTACCCGAATTACCTTATCCACCACAAGCACTTGAACCGCATATAGATAGTCGCACCATGGAAATTCATCATGGAAAACATCATGCTGCATATACCAATAATCTCAATGCTGCAATTAAAGATAAACCAGAGGACACTATGTCTATCGAAGATATTTTAAAAAATCTGGATATGACAAATATGCCTTTACGCAATAATGGAGGTGGTTTTTATAACCATTGCTTATTTTGGGAACTCATGTCTCCACATGGAGGTGGAAATCCAAATGGCAATTTATCAATTGCTTTAGAACGAGATTTTGGTTCTTTCGATACTTTTAAAGAAAAATTCGCACAAGCAGCCGTTAGTAGATTTGGATCCGGTTGGGCGTGGTTATGTGTACATCCAGGTGGTAAATTAGAAATTTGTTCGACCCCTAACCAAGATAATCCATTAATGCCAAATACTGGTTGTGGTGGATATCCGATAATAGGTTTGGATGTATGGGAACATGCTTATTACTTATTGTATCAAAATCGTCGTCCAGACTACATCGCTGGATTTTACAATGTGCTCAATTGGGAATTCGCTGAAAAAAGATATAATTCCTTTAATTCGTAA
- a CDS encoding copper homeostasis protein CutC, translated as MRSDITIEICCADIHSVILAQKYNVDAIELCVDLHHGGLTPSIALIKKARSIFKKEMAVFFRPRNGNFVYDEIEQEIILEDIQTAIDLGIDTIVAGGLTNTGNLDISFLKKLRAISQGKILSYHRAIDVAENPLNVLSQLIEFNVDRLLSSGCASNAVNGIQTLKNWNQKFGDQIEIMAAGGIQAENIGDILNKTGLKRFHASLRQASNQIEGIMNLGCKEQADEALIQELIHKVSIINSK; from the coding sequence ATGCGTTCAGATATCACTATTGAAATCTGTTGTGCAGATATTCATTCCGTTATCCTTGCACAAAAATATAATGTAGATGCTATTGAACTGTGTGTTGATCTTCATCATGGCGGATTAACACCTAGTATTGCTTTAATAAAAAAAGCCAGAAGTATCTTTAAAAAAGAAATGGCAGTTTTCTTTCGACCCCGAAATGGAAATTTTGTCTACGATGAAATAGAACAAGAAATCATATTAGAAGATATTCAAACTGCAATCGATTTAGGCATAGATACCATTGTAGCTGGTGGATTAACAAATACTGGAAATCTTGATATTTCATTTTTAAAAAAATTACGTGCTATTTCTCAAGGTAAAATCTTAAGTTATCATCGCGCTATTGATGTTGCTGAAAATCCATTGAACGTTTTATCTCAATTAATAGAATTCAATGTTGATCGGCTTTTAAGTTCGGGATGTGCATCCAATGCAGTAAACGGAATTCAAACTTTAAAAAACTGGAATCAAAAATTTGGTGATCAAATAGAAATTATGGCAGCCGGAGGAATACAAGCTGAAAATATTGGGGATATCCTCAACAAAACTGGATTAAAAAGATTTCATGCTTCTTTACGTCAGGCTTCAAATCAAATAGAAGGAATTATGAATCTTGGATGCAAGGAACAAGCAGATGAAGCATTGATCCAGGAATTGATCCATAAGGTAAGTATAATTAATTCGAAGTGA
- the mtgA gene encoding monofunctional biosynthetic peptidoglycan transglycosylase, with amino-acid sequence MQLKLSILKLKTGLWKLFQKYSSWRWYLKALSWLGLIIFLHFFYLFALILVFPPFTVTQISSLLSGHGINRDYVCLKNISSNAVLAVIGAEDQIFMEHYGFDMESIEKAMEHNKRKPKKTRGASTISQQVAKNVFLWQGRSWIRKGLEVYFTLMIETLWSKKRIMEMYLNVIEMGDGIYGIQAASKKYFNKDAKYLSREEAAKIAACLPSPKRYKVKPLSPYVAFRTPWVLQQMYQLEPDEEIQKLLWKANFK; translated from the coding sequence ATGCAATTAAAGCTTAGCATATTAAAATTAAAAACAGGTTTATGGAAACTTTTCCAAAAATACAGTTCCTGGCGATGGTATCTAAAAGCTTTAAGTTGGTTAGGCCTGATTATTTTCCTTCATTTTTTCTATTTATTTGCACTCATATTAGTTTTCCCACCATTTACCGTGACCCAAATTTCGAGTCTGCTTTCTGGTCATGGGATTAACCGGGATTATGTTTGTTTAAAAAATATTTCTTCAAATGCAGTATTGGCAGTAATTGGTGCTGAAGATCAAATTTTTATGGAACATTATGGCTTTGATATGGAAAGTATCGAAAAAGCTATGGAGCATAATAAAAGAAAACCTAAAAAAACACGGGGGGCATCTACGATAAGCCAACAAGTGGCCAAAAATGTTTTTTTGTGGCAAGGCCGAAGCTGGATTAGAAAAGGATTGGAAGTATATTTTACCTTAATGATCGAAACCTTATGGAGTAAAAAACGTATCATGGAAATGTACTTGAATGTCATTGAAATGGGAGATGGCATCTATGGTATTCAGGCGGCCTCAAAAAAGTATTTTAATAAAGATGCTAAATATCTTAGTAGAGAGGAAGCGGCAAAAATTGCAGCTTGTTTGCCAAGTCCAAAAAGGTATAAAGTAAAACCACTTTCTCCTTATGTCGCTTTCCGCACTCCGTGGGTCCTTCAACAAATGTATCAATTAGAACCTGATGAAGAAATCCAAAAACTACTTTGGAAAGCAAATTTTAAATAA